A genomic window from Betta splendens chromosome 17, fBetSpl5.4, whole genome shotgun sequence includes:
- the LOC129603272 gene encoding caspase-3-like, with the protein MSAIATVRSNKTTILEVLSADPTLILTKVHEKELITDRENRNLRSSNRVNVEEQMIELMDKMINKGEDTCQDFLNLLQTDKDIRSTYPKLQNIHHNKPLPKPVQACSDYDAPSHKRLKQDEQYPLNSQPVGLCLIMNNENFSDGSVRRGSSKDACDLSEVFSWLGFRVLVCRDQTADQMERALKCFASLSSVSQLQEFGLKEWTNNGFTELQHPPPEHGDAFICCILSHGKKGVILGIDWKPLCIQQIPKTFKATDQSALTGKPKVFLIQACQGPDIQKGVISSDLEADDSSLSIPVEADCLVQISTVEDYKSFRHVIDGSWFVQSVCKQLKEGCPRGDDILTILCRVNDEVSKKEGPSSQIGKEKQMSVISRVTLRKTLVLSPHTQLTHQ; encoded by the exons ATGTCAGCAATAGCCACAGTGAGGAGCAATAAAACAACCATCCTGGAGGTTTTGAGTGCAGACCCCACTCTGATCCTCACCAAAGTTCATGAGAAGGAACTGATAACCGATCGTGAAAATAGGAACCTTAGAAGTAGCAACAGGGTAAATGTAGAAGAGCAGATGATTGAGCTTATGGATAAGATGATAAATAAAGGAGAGGACACTTGCCAGGACTTCCTGAACCTCCTGCAAACTGACAAGGACATCAGGTCCACGTATCCTAAGCTGCAGAACATACATCATAACAAGCCTTTACCTAAACCGGTCCAAGCTTGTTCAG ATTACGATGCACCTTCACACAAGAGACTTAAACAG GATGAGCAGTATCCACTGAACAGCCAGCCTGTCGGTCTGTGTCTGATTATGAACAACGAGAACTTCAGTGATGGGAGCGTAAGACGTGGAAGCAGTAAAGATGCTT GTGATTTGTCTGAAGTGTTCAGCTGGCTGGGGTTCAGAGTACTGGTGTGTAGAGACCAAACTGCTGATCAGATGGAGCGAGCACTCAAATGCTTTGCTTCTCTGAGCAGCGTCTCTCAGCTGCAGGAGTTTGGTTTAAAGGAGTGGACCAACAATGGATTCACTGAActtcagcatcctcctcctgaGCACGGTGATGCCTTTATCTGCTGTATACTGAGTCACGGAAAAAAGGGTGTCATCCTAGGGATTGACTGGAAGCCTCTCTGCATTCAACAAATACCCAAAACCTTCAAGGCAACTGACCAATCAGCCCTTACTGGCAAGCCCAAGGTGTTCCTAATCCAGGCCTGTCAGGGACCAGACATACAGAAAGGAGTGATATCATCAGACTTGGAAGCAGACGATTCTTCTCTGTCCATTCCTGTGGAAGCTGATTGTCTGGTTCAGATCTCCACCGTTGAAGATTACAAATCTTTCAGACATGTGATTGATGGGAGCTGGTTTGTCcagtctgtgtgtaaacagctTAAGGAGGGCTGTCCAAG AGGTGATGACATCTTAACGATCCTTTGCCGTGTGAACGATGAGGTGAGCAAGAAGGAGGGCCCCAGTTCTCAGATTGGTAAAGAGAAGCAGATGTCTGTAATCAGCAGAGTCACCTTGAGGAAGACACTTGTGCTgtcgccacacacacagctgacacaTCAATAA
- the LOC114844038 gene encoding caspase-3-like, with protein MSAIATVRSNKTTILEVLSADPTLILTKVHEKELITDRENRNLRSSNRVNVEEQMIELMDKMINKGEDTCQDFLNLLQTDEDIRSTYPKLQNIHHNKPLPKPVQACSDYDAPSHKRLKQDEQYPLNSQPVGLCLIMNNENFSDGSVRRGSSKDACDLSEVFSWLGFRVLVCRDQTADQMERALKCFASLSSVSQLQEFGLKEWTNNGFTELQHPPPEHGDAFICCILSDGTKGVILGIDRKPLCIQQIPKTFKATDQSALTGKPKVFLIQACQGPDIQKGVTSSDLEADDSSLSIPVEADCLVQISTVEDYKCVINVDDGSWFVQSVCKQLKEGCPRGDDILTILCRVNDEVSKKEGSSSQIGKEKQMSVISRVTLRKTLVLSPHTQLTHQ; from the exons ATGTCAGCAATAGCCACAGTGAGGAGCAATAAAACAACCATCTTGGAGGTTTTGAGTGCAGACCCCACTCTGATCCTCACCAAAGTTCATGAGAAGGAACTGATAACCGATCGTGAAAATAGGAACCTTAGAAGTAGCAACAGGGTGAATGTAGAAGAGCAGATGATTGAGCTTATGGATAAGATGATAAATAAAGGAGAGGACACTTGCCAGGACTTCCTGAACCTCCTGCAAACTGACGAGGACATCAGGTCCACGTATCCTAAGCTGCAGAACATACATCATAACAAGCCTTTACCTAAACCGGTCCAAGCTTGTTCAG ATTACGATGCACCTTCACACAAGAGACTTAAACAG GATGAGCAGTATCCACTGAACAGCCAGCCTGTCGGTCTGTGTCTGATTATGAACAACGAGAACTTCAGTGATGGGAGCGTAAGACGTGGAAGCAGTAAAGATGCTT GTGATTTGTCTGAAGTGTTCAGCTGGCTGGGGTTCAGAGTACTGGTGTGTAGAGACCAAACTGCTGATCAGATGGAGCGAGCACTCAAATGCTTTGCTTCTCTGAGCAGCGTCTCTCAGCTGCAGGAGTTTGGTTTAAAGGAGTGGACCAACAATGGATTCACTGAActtcagcatcctcctcctgaGCACGGTGATGCCTTCATCTGCTGTATACTGAGTGACGGAACAAAGGGTGTCATCCTAGGGATTGACAGGAAGCCTCTCTGCATTCAACAAATACCCAAAACCTTCAAGGCAACTGACCAATCAGCCCTCACTGGCAAGCCCAAGGTGTTCCTAATCCAGGCCTGTCAGGGACCAGACATACAGAAGGGAGTGACATCATCAGACTTGGAAGCAGACGATTCTTCTCTGTCCATTCCTGTGGAAGCTGATTGTCTGGTTCAGATCTCTACCGTTGAAGATTACAAATGTGTCATAAACGTGGATGATGGGAGCTGGTTTGTCcagtctgtgtgtaaacagctTAAGGAGGGCTGTCCAAG AGGTGATGACATCTTAACGATCCTTTGCCGTGTCAACGATGAGGTGAGCAAGAAGGAGGGCTCCAGTTCTCAGATTGGTAAAGAGAAGCAGATGTCTGTAATCAGCAGAGTCACCTTGAGGAAGACACTTGTGCTgtcgccacacacacagctgacacaTCAATAA